In Clavibacter californiensis, the sequence TCAGCGGCGTCGCGACCGTGGGCGTGAACAGCTCCCACCGGGTCCAGAGGCGCGCCTCCTCGGTCATCATGCGGCCGACCTCGCGGGTCCACCGGACGACGACGTGGTCGACGGGCAGCAGGCGCTCGAAGGCGGCCTGCGCCTCGGCCAGGCGGGCGGACCTCGTGCCGTCGCCCGAGACCTGCTCGGCGCTCAGCGCCAGGACCAGCGTCCAGGTCGTGCTCTGCAGCTCGGGGTCGCGGGGCGCGACGGCGGCGTCGGCTCCGGCTCCGGGCGATGCGGGGGTGGTGTCGTGGCTCATGCGGCGTCGCGCTCCTCGTGTCGATCGAGTCTGCCACGCGGCATCGCGCGCGTCCGGAGCGCGAGGTGCACCAGGACGCCGGCCACGAGCGCGCAGAACGCGGCGCCGAGCCCGCCGACCGTGATCCCGGACGCCGCCACCACGAACGTCGCGATCGCGGGCAGGTGCGCCCCCGGCTCCCGCATGGCGGACGCCAGGCTCGACGCGAGCGACGGCGCGAGCGCGAGCCCGGCGGCGGCCGCCACGACGCCCGCCGGACCCGCGACGATCACGGCCGCGAGCGCAGCCGACGCCAGCCCGAGCACGAGGTTGGTCCACCCGGCCGCGCTGGCGGCGCGCCACCGCTCGTCCGGATCCGGATGCGCGGAAGGTGCCGCGGAGAGCGCGGCCGACAGGGCGGCGAGGTTCACGGCGTGCCCGCCGAACGGCGCGCTCACGAGCGTGGCCGCCGCGGTCGTCGTCATCGCCGCGCGCCACGGCGTCTCGTAGCCGAAGCTCGCGAGCACCGCGACGCCCGGCAGGTTCTGCGACGCCATGGTCACGACGAACAGGGGGATCCCGAGCGCGACCGCCGCCGCCATCGTGAAGACGGGTGCCGTCAGCTCGATCCGGGGCACGAGGTGGGCGAGGTCGAGCGACGCTCCGGGTGCGGGCCCCGCCACCGCGAGCGAGATCCCGACCACCACGAGCGCGGCGGCCAGCGCGGTCGGGGCCGCCCAGCGCGGGGCGAGGCGGGCGGCGGCGAGCCAGGCGAGGATCACGGGGAGCACGACGAGCGGGGAGGCGACCGCCGCCGTCACGGTCGCGACGCAGAGGGGGAGGAGGACGCCCGCGAGCATCGCGGCGGCCACGCTCGCCGGGATCAGGCGCACGAGCCGGCCGAGCAGCGGCCAGAGCGCGGTCGCGAGCACGAGGATCCCGCAGACGAGGAACGCCCCCACCGCGGCCGCCCAGCCGCCCTCGACCGCGCCGGATCCGATGAGCAGCGCCGCTCCGGGCGTCGACCAGGAGAGCGTGATCGGACGCCGGAAGCGGTGCGCGAGGAGCACGGTGCCGAGCCCCTGCGTGACGCACAGCGCGAGCAGCCCGGACGCGGCCTGGGACGGCGACGCACCCACAGCGGTGAGGCCGGTCAGCACCACGGCCGACGTGCCGGCGAACCCGACGACGGCGGTGGCGATCCCGGCTCCGCGCGTCTGCGCCCGGCCGCCGGGCGACTCGATGACCGTCATGCGCGCTCCCGACCGGACGCCGGTCGCCCTGCCGCCCGATCCTAGGGTCGGCTCCGCGCCCGTCCGCCATCGCCGAGCGGATCTCCTCACATGCAGAAATAGAAGGGGATGGTGATGTTCGCCCTCATCTCGGCTACCGTCGGAAGATCCGCGCTCCACCGACCTCGACGAGGCCCGCCATCTCCCGCACCGCACGTACCTCCCGCCCCGCCGAACGGCGCCCGCGGAACGCGACCGCGCCGCGCCTCCGAGTGGCCGCGACCCTCGCCGCATCCGCCCTCCTGCTCGGCCTCGGCATCCCGTCCGCCCAGGCCGCGGAGGAGTACCCCACCTGGTCCGAGGTGCAGGCGGCGCGTTCGAGCGAGCAGGCCACCGCCGACCAGGTCACGCGCATCACCTCCCTCATCTCGGGCCTCTCCGCCGAGGTCGAGGCCGCCACGGCCCTCGCCCTCCAGCGCGCCGACGAGCACGCCGCCGCGGTGGATGCGCTCGACGAGGCCACCGGCGAGCTCCAGGCCCTCGAGTCCAAGGCCGAGAGGGCGCAGGCCGACGCGGACGACGCGAAGCGCCAGGTCGGCCAGCTCGTCGCCCAGCTCGCCCGCAGCGGCGGAGGCGGCGACGTCTCCCTCCGCCTCTTCACGAGCGGCGGCGAGGACGCCGACGCCCTCCTCGCCCGCATGGGCACGGCGACCAAGCTCGCCGACCGGCAGGACACCGCGTTCACCGCCGCCGTCACGTCGGCCCGCACGGCCGCGTCGCTCGGCAAGCAGGCGTCCGTCGCGAAGGAGGCGCTCGCCGTCCTCGCCGCCGACGCCGAGGCCAAGCTGCAGGAGGCGTCCGCGGCGCAGGCCCGCGCGGATCAGGCGCTCGCCGAGCAGGAGGCCCGCAGCTCGGAGCTCCAGGCGCAGCTCACCACGCTCCGCGACTCCCGCATCTCCGTCGAGGAGGGCTTCGCGATCGGCGAGCGGAAGCGCCAGGAGGAGGCGGCCGCGGAGGCCCGCCGCCAGGCCGATGCCCGCGCGGCCGCCGCAGCAGCTGCCGCCGCCGCGAACGCGGCGGCGCGTCCCCCGGCCAACGCACCCCGCCCGCCGTCGTCGGGCGGCCAGCCGTCCGCATCCGGCTGGACCATGCCCATCCGCAGCTACGGCTCGTACCAGTCCTACGGGATGCGCCTGCACCCGATCCTCGGCTACTGGCGCCTGCACGCGGGCGACGACTTCGGCGCGGGCTGCGGCACGCCCATCTACGCGACGGCGGCCGGCACGGTGCAGTTCGCCGGCGGATCCAGCGGCTTCGGCAATGCGATCACCCTGAACCACGGCGGCGGCGTCACGAGCGTGTACGGCCACATGTACTCGTACGGCGTGATGGTCCGGACGGGCCAGAGCGTGCAGGCGGGCCAGCAGATCGGCGCGGTCGGCAGCGCGGGTCTCAGCACCGGCTGCCACCTCCACTTCGAGATCCGGCAGGGCGGCGTCGCGACCTCGCCCATGCCCTTCCTCCGCAACCGCGGCGTCTGACCCGCCCGCAGGTCGTCGCCGTCCCGTTCCCCGGCGACCGGGTCGTGGACCTCGGCGATCCGGATGCCGCACAGGCCTCCCGCGTGTACGCGTCGTGGTCGCGCGCCTGCGTCCAGCAGCTCCTCGGATCCTCCCGCGCCGCCGAGGCGTGACCGGCGCTTGAACGTTGCCTGTGCATTCCTCGGGTGCCGGATACCCGGTGGGGCCCCGGCGTAGCGTCGAACACGTGCCCGCGCCGGTGTCCACATCGACGCCCGGGCTCCCGGGTCGCACGGCGACCCGACCCCACGCACCGAATCCGAACGAGGAGAAGCAATGCCCCGAGTAATCGAGACCGTCGACGTCAACGTCCCCGTCAGCACCGCCTACAACCAGTGGACCCAGTTCGAGTCGTTCCCGAACTTCCTCAGCTACGTGGAGTCGATCACGCAGGTCACCGACACGCTCACCGAGTGGAAGGTCAAGATCGGCGGCATCGAGCGCACGTTCGAGGCCAACATCACCGAGCAGCACCCCGACGAGCGCGTCGCCTGGAACTCCACGGGCGGCGACGAGGACCACGCCGGCGTCGTCACGTTCCACAAGCTCAGCGACACCGAGACCCGCGTCACCGTCCAGCTGGACTGGGAGGCGAAGGGCCTCGTCGAGAAGGTCGGCGCGGCGATCGGCGTGGACGACCACGTCATCAAGGCCGACCTCAAGAACTTCAAGGAGTTCATCGAGAAGCGCGGCACCGAGGACGGCGCCTGGCGCGGGGACGTGAAGGCCTGATCATGGACACGTCCGAGATCGTCTGGAACCAGGAGGCGCGCGACAAGATCCTCACGGACAGCGACCGCGTGCTCCAGGAGGCCGTGCTCACCGCGGCGAAGGAGCTCGAGGGCGAGGACTGGGAGACCGTGTACCAGCGCCTGTTCGAGCAGCTCAAGGGCCGGTTCATCGACTTCGAGCCGGGGCCGGACCTCCGCAAGTACGCCGAGGCCGTCTCCCGCGGGGAGATCCAGGGCTGACGCCAGCGTCACCAGCACGACCGGGAGGGCCCGGCATCCGCGAGGGTGCCGGGCCCTCGTCGCGTCCCGGTTCCCTCACCCGCCGGATACGCTGGATCCGCGTCGCGGGGGCGCAGCGACCACGGGAGACGCGATGAGCGACGGGCACGACGAACTTCGGCCGGACGCGGCGCAGGGCGACGCACGAGCGGAGGACGCGGCGCGAGCCGCGGGCGACGCGGAGGCCGGGCCCGCGTACGCGTACGCGCCGTCGGATGCGGCGTACCCCGCGTACCCGGCGGGCTCCTACCCGGGCGCCGCCTACGCCGGCGGCCCCTACCCCGGCGCGGTCCCGCCGCCCGGGTACGGGATGGTCCTCCTGCCGCACGCCCATCGCCCCCTCCCGGCGCACATCGACCCCGCCTGGCGGCTCGCGGGCGTCGGACGTCGGGCGGCCGGGCGGATCCTCGACCAGGTCGTCTTCGGGTTCGTCGGCGGGCTCTCGGCGGGAGCGTGGATCGTCCCGCTGCAGGGCATGGCCCGACAGCGCATCGAGGACCTGCAGCTGTTCGGCGAGGCGGCCGACGACGTGATGGACATCTACTTCGGCGGCGCCATGCTGGCCATCCTGATCAGCATCGTGGCCTACCTCCTCATCGCCACGTGGTGGCTCGGGTGGAAGGGCACGACGCCCGGCAAGGCCATGGTCGGGATCCGCGTCCAGCGCTTCTCGGAGCCCGGCATGCTCGGCTTCGGCCGCGCGCTGCTGCGCGGCGTGGTGCAGAACGCGTTCGTGCTCGGCTGGCTGTTCACGATCTGGCTGCCGTATGCGTCCGTCGGCTGGGACTCCCGCCACCTCCTCCGCGGCTGGCACGACCTCGCGGCCGACGACGTCGTGCTCGCGCGGCGCACGGAGGCCGTCGCCTCGTACTGACGAGTCGCGTCCCCCGCGGGACGCGCCCGGGGCGTGGGGAGCCTGACGAGGGCCTGGGAGAAGGGGCGCTCGCGGAATGCCGTCCCGGGGCGTCCGGGTTGCCCGAGGGCGGTCCGCTAGGACCGCTGGCCCCCGCGGCCCTCCCCGACGTGATCCGTCGCGGCGCGCGGAGGCCACCTGCGAGACGAAGGATCCCTCACGTGAAGCTGTTCTCCCCCGTCGCCCTCGGCACCCTCGAGCTCCCCAACCGCGTCGCCATGGCGCCGCTGACCCGCATGCGCTCCGACGAGCACGGCGTGCCCGGCGAAATCGTCGTCGAGTACTACCGCCAGCGCGCGTCCACCGGCCTCATCGTCTCCGAGGGCGTGTTCACGAGCGAGCGCAGCAAGGCGTACCCGGGCCAGCCCGGCATCGTCACGGACGAGCAGATCGCCGGCTGGCGTCGGGTCACCGACGCGGTGCACGAGGCCGGCGGCCGCATCGTCATGCAGCTCATGCACGGCGGCCGCGTCTCGCACGAGGAGATCACGGGCGGCCTGCCGCTGCTCGCGCCGAGCGCCATCGCGATCCAGGGCGAGGTGCACACGCCCACCGGGAAGGCGCCGTACCCCGTGCCGAGCGAGCCGGAGACCGACGAGGTCCCGCTCATCGTCGACGAGCTGACGGTCGCCGCGCGCAACGCGGTCGACGCCGGGTTCGACGGCGTCGAGATCCACTCCGCCAACGGCTACCTGCTGCACGAGTTCCTCTCGCCCGTCTCGAACGTCCGCACGGACGCCTACGGCGGATCGCCCGAGAACCGCGCGAAGCTCGGCATCGACGTGGCGCACGCGGTCTCCCGCGAGATCGGCGCCGAGCGCGTCGGCATCCGCATCTCGCCGTCGCACAACATCCAGGACGTGCTCGAGGAGGACGCCGAGGAGACGCGCGCCACCTACGAGGCGCTGCTGTCCGGCATCGCGCCGCTCGGCCTGGCCTACGTGAGCATCCTGCACGCCGAGCCCGCGGGCGAGCTCGTCCAGGGCCTCCGGAAGACGTTCGGCGGCCCGCTCATGATCAACAGCGGCTTCGGCGTGCAGACCGAGCGCGGCGAGGCGATCCAGCTGGTCGAGGAGGGCACGGCCGACGTCGTGGCCGTCGGCCGCATGGTCATCGCCAACCCCGACCTCGTCGAGCGCTGGGAGCAGGGGCTCGAGACGAACGAGCCGAACCCGGCCACGTTCTACGGCCCCGGCGCCGAGGGCTACACGGACTACCCGGCGCTCGCGAGCTGATCCACGCCCGATGACGTGACGAGAGCGGCCGCCCCGATGGGCGGTCGCTCTCGTCGTCGGCGGGTCAGCGGGTGGAGCGGGTGGTGCGGGCCGCGCGACGCTCGGCGCGGGAGGCGCGCCAGCGGCGCCACGCGTCCCAGAAACGGTGCAGCTGGCGCTTGAGGAACACGTTCACGCGGTGGGCCGCGGGGAACTCGGTGCCGAGCACGGCGATCCCGAGGAAGACGATGAGCCAGCCGGGTCCGGGCAGCGGGATGAGCACGATGCCGACGAGGACGATGGCGACGCCGAGGAGCCCCACCAGGATCCGGTAGAGCCAGCGGGCCTTGGGGTGCAGCTCGATCCAGGCCCGGCATCGGCGCAGGAACCGACGGAGCGGATGCGCGTGGCTGGAGCCCGCCTCGTACTCGCGGGTCAGTGTGTCGGACATGGGTTCACGCTACGGGCGGGGCCTGGGAAGCGTCTCCCTCATCCGGGGAATCCGCAGGATGGCGTGACGACCAGGGGTCGGGCGCCGTCGTCGGCGGCGGAGCGTCAGCGCGCCGCCGGCGCCGTGATCCGACGGGCCGCCTCCACGACGGCCGCGCGGTCCGCGGCGCGCGCCCGGGGCGAGTCCGCGTGCATCGCCGGGTAGGGCGACTGCACCCACGCCTGCGCGAGCGCGAACAGCATCGTGAGGAGGCGCTGCGGATCCCACGACGGGTCGATGTGGCCCTCCTCCTGCCCGCGGCGGATGGCCTGCACCTTGGCCGACGGCGACGTCGCGCTGTGCGGCACGTCGAGCTCCAGGCCGTCGAGCCGCGCCCACGCGAGCATGCGGCGGTGCTGCGGGTGCTCGTAGGCGTGGTCGAAGAGCTGGCCGACGAAGCCGGGGAGGTCGGCGGGATCCAGCGTCACGGCGGAGAAGAACTCGACGCCGTTGAGCCTCAGCACCGCGTGGAACAGCGACTCCTTGTCGGTGAAGTGCGCGTACAGCCGCTCCTTGCTCGCGCGGCCCGAGCGGGCGATGCGGTCGACGCGCGCGCCCGCCAGCCCGTGGGCGGCGAACTCCTCGCGCGCGGCCAGGAGGATGCGGTGCCGGACGTCGTCCTGCTTCTCGTCGGTGGATCGGGCGGACCCCGTCGTCTCTGCCATGTGAACAGCGTATGTCAAACGAACCGGTTCGTTTGACTCCGTCCACCACGCCGCCCTAGATTGGACCGTCCTCGCCCGCCATGGCGCCGCACGACCATCCAGGAGCACCAGATCTCGCACGCACGCACCCCTGAGAACGCACCGCCGTCCACGTCATCCGCGTCGCTCGCCGGCCCCGCCGCGCCCACCGGCCCTGCCGCTCCGGCCGCGCCGTCCGCCCGCAGCAAGTGGATCCTCCTCGCCGTCGTCGCCCTCGCCCAGCTCATGGTCGTCCTCGACGGCACCATCGTGAACATCGCCCTGCCCGCCGCCCAGCGCGACCTCGGGATGACCGACGCCGACCGCACCTGGGTCGTCACCGTCTACGCGCTCGCGTTCGGCTCGCTCCTCCTGCTCGGCGGCCGCATCGCCGACTACTGGGGCCGCAAGCGCTCCTTCCTCCTCGGCATGGTCGGCTTCGCGGCGGCCAGCGCGCTCGGCGGGTTCGCCGTCTCGAGCGAGATGCTCCTCATCGCGCGCGGCCTCCAGGGCGTCTTCGCGGCGCTCCTCGCGCCCGCCGCGCTCGCGCTCCTGTCGGTGACGTTCCCGTCCGGCCCCGACCGCGTCAAGGCGTTCGCGGTCTACGGCACCATCGCCGGATCCGGCGCGGCCGTCGGCCTGCTGCTCGGCGGCGTGCTCACCGAGTACCTCAGCTGGCACTGGTGCCTGCTCGTCAACGTGCCCATCGCCATCGTCGCGATCGTCGCCGGCGTCCCGCTCGTGAAGGAGAGCCGCGCCGACGGCGACCGCAGCTACGACGTGCCCGGCGCGCTGCTCGTCACGCTCGGACTCGCATCCATCGTCTACGGCTTCTCCCGCGCGGAGAACGGCTGGGGCGAGCCCGACACCATCGGCTTCCTCGCGCTCGGCGTCGGGATCATGGTCGCCTTCGTGTGGTGGGAGTCGCGGGCGCGCAACCCGCTGCTGCCGCTCCGCGTGGTGGCCGACCGCACCCGCGGCGGCGCGTACCTCACCTCGGTGATGGTGGGCGCGGCGCTCCTCGGCGGGCTGCTCTACCTCACGCTGCACTTCCAGATCGTGCTCGGCATGCCGCCGCTGGTCTCGGGCCTCGCGTCGCTGCCGATGGCGGCGACCATCATGCTCACGGCGCCGCAGGTCGCGCGGCTCCTGCCGCGGGTCGGCCCGCGCGTCCTCATGACCATCGGCCCGCTCCTCGCGGCCGCGGGGCTGCTGTGGTTCAGCCGCATCACGGTCGACGGCGCCTATGTCGTGCAGGTGCTGCCCGGCCAGATCCTCCTCGGCATCGGGCTCGCGTTCGTGTTCGTGCCCATGCAGAACGTCGCGCTCTCCGGGATCGAGCCGCGCGACGCGGGCGTCGCGGGCGCGGCGCTCACGGGCACGCAGCAGATCGGCGGATCCATCGGCACGGCCGTCTTCACCGCCCTGTTCGCCTCGGCGGTCACCGCCTCCGTCACCGACGGCGTCGCGAACCCGCTGCAGCAGCAGGTCGACGGGTACCACGTGGTGTTCCTCGCGGCGGCGATCGGCGTGGCGCTCGCGTCGCCCATCGCGTTCTCGATGGTGCGCGTGCCGCTCTCGCGCTTCCGCGAGGGCGCGTCGACCGAGGCCGTCGGCATGCACTGATCCCGTCCTGGATCACGACGACGCCCCTCCCGCAGCTCGCGGGAGGGGCGTCGTCGTGCGTGCGCCGGGTCAGGCGGCGGGCGACCAGCCGAGCGCCGGGCCGAGGCGCTCGGCGATGTCGGTGAGGATCTGCTCGAGGTCGGCCTCCCCGAAGGTGAAGGGCAGCGCGAACGCGACCTCGTCGACCGCCTGGAACGCGGGGTCGGCGTGCAGGGTCGCGGCGATCTCCTCGGACGTGCCCACGAGGTCCGCCGCGAAGAGCATCCTCCGCGGCCCCATCGGCACGCCGACGCGGTGGGCCCGGGAGGCGGCGTACGCCTCGTAGCGGGCGACCTGCTCGGGCGTCGCGCGGTCGGTGGGGATCACGACGAGGCCCTGCGAGACGCGCGCCGCGGCGCCCGCCGGATGGGCGGCGCGGTAGGCGTCGATCTGGGCCCGCTGGTTCGCGCCGAAGTCGTTCCCCAGCTCGCCCTGGATCACGCTGGAGGTGAGCAGGTGGAAGCCGTTCTCGCCCGCCCACACCGCGGACCGCGTGCTCGCGGCTCCGTACCAGATCCGCTCGGCGAGCCCGGCGGCGTGCGGCTGCACGGTGGATGCGTACTCCTCCTGGCCCTCGCGCGCGACGGCGTCGCTGACCGTGTCGCCGCGCACCAGGTCGCGGAAGCGGAGGAGGCGGTCGTAGCCGAGGTCCTCGAGGTCGGCGGTCGCGGGGTAGATCGCGTCGCGGTACGTCTCGAAGCGCATGGGCGTGCCCACCGAGAAGCCGGGCTGCACGCGGCCGCCCGTGAGGAGGTCCACCGTCGCGAGGTCCTCGGCGAGGCGGAACGGGTTCTCCGCGCCGATGGGCGTGACTGCCGTGCCGAGCTGGATGCGGCTGGTGCGCTGCGAGGCGGCGGCCATGACGGCGACGGGGGAGGAGATCCCGTGCTGGAGGTGGCGGTGCCGCAGCCACGCACTGTCGAAGCCCAGCTGCTCGCCGCGCTCGATGACGCGGAGCGTGGTCTCGTGGCCGGCCCTGGGATCCGCCGGGTCGAAGGTGCCGATGGTGAGGAAGCCGAGGCGGGAGAGCGGGGTACCGGATTCGGGCATGGATCGAGGGTAGGCGGCCGGCGATGCGGGTGGCGAGCGGAGTCCGCAGCCGGCGGTCGTCGGGTCGTCGGCTGCGGCGGGGGATCAGGCGGTCGCGGGCGACCAGCCGAGCGCCGGGCCGAGGCGCTCCGCGACGTCGGTGAGGATCCGCGCGAGGTCGCCCGCGGGCAGCCCGGCCGGGAGCGCGATCGCGAGCTCGTCGGCGGCCTGCACGGCGCGATCCGCGAGGAGCGCGGCGGCGATCTCGTCGGAGGGGCCCACGAGGTCCGGCGCGCGGACCATGCTCGACGCGGCCCGCGGATCCTCCGACTGGTCGGCCCGGGCGGCCCGCTCGGCGCGCGTCGCGGCGTCGGCCGCGTACCTGGCGCGCTGCTCGGCCGTGGCGCCGTCGGTGGGCACGACGACGAGCGCCAGCGTGACGTGCGCGGCGGCCGGGTCCGGATGCGCGGCGCGGTAGGCGTCGATGAGGCCGCGCTGGTCGGCCGCGAAGCCGCCGCCGCGGGATCCGCGCTCGGTCACGTCCGACGCGAGCAGGCGGAATCCGTGCTCACCCGCCCAGGCCGCCGTGCGGAGCGTCGCCGCGCCGTAGCCGAGGCGGTCGGCGAGCCCGGGCGACGCCGGCTGCACGGTGGGGGTGAGGGCCTCGTCGTCGTCTGGATCCGCGTCATGCTCCTCCGCTCCCGGCACCCGGCCGCCGCGCAGCAGCTCGCGGAAGCGCAGCAGCCGTGCGCGGCCCGGCTCCTCGAGCTCGGCGGTGAGCGGATGCACCGCCCGGTCGACGGCCGCGACGCGCTTCGGGCTGCCGACCGAGAGGCCGGGGCGGAGGCGTCCGCCGGAGAGGAGGTCGACGGTCGCGAGATCCTCGGCGAGCCGCAGCGGGTTCTCCGCGCGGACGGGGATCGACGCCGTGCCGAGCTCGATGCGCCGCGCGCGCTGCGACGCGGCGGCGAGCATGGCGACGGGGGAGGAGACGGCGTTCCTGAGGTGGTCGGGCCGGAGCCACGCGGTGTCGAGCCCGAGCGCGTCGCCGAGCTCGACGAGCCGGAGCGCGTCCTCGATGCCGGTCGCGGGGTCGGCCGGATCCAACGGGCCGGTGGTGAGGAAGCCGAGGCGCGTCAGCGCGGAACCGGGTGCGGGCATGGCTCGAGGGTAGGCGGTGCGGGTGCGAGAGGGCCGAGCCGCTCGGTCACGCGCCGGCGTCGGCCCCGGCGATCTCCGTCAGCGCGGCCACGTGACCGTCGAACGCCCGGTGCCCCGATGCGGTGAGCGACAGCCAGGTGAGCTGTCGTCGGTCGCTGCGCCCAGCCGACGAGGCCTTGCGCGATGCCACGTAGCCGCTGTCCGTGAGCGCCTTCAGGTGCTTGGAGAGGCTCGCGTCCGCGACGCCGAGGGTGTCGCGGAGCACCGTGAAGTCGATCTGGTCGACGCGGCGGAGGATCCCGCAGATGCGGAGACGGACGGGTGCGTGGATCAGCTCGTCGAAGGCGGCCTCAGCCACGGCGGGCGATCTCCCGCACCGCCGCGCGGAAGGCGAGCGTCGCGAGCCAGGTGACGAGGCC encodes:
- a CDS encoding M23 family metallopeptidase, whose product is MAATLAASALLLGLGIPSAQAAEEYPTWSEVQAARSSEQATADQVTRITSLISGLSAEVEAATALALQRADEHAAAVDALDEATGELQALESKAERAQADADDAKRQVGQLVAQLARSGGGGDVSLRLFTSGGEDADALLARMGTATKLADRQDTAFTAAVTSARTAASLGKQASVAKEALAVLAADAEAKLQEASAAQARADQALAEQEARSSELQAQLTTLRDSRISVEEGFAIGERKRQEEAAAEARRQADARAAAAAAAAAANAAARPPANAPRPPSSGGQPSASGWTMPIRSYGSYQSYGMRLHPILGYWRLHAGDDFGAGCGTPIYATAAGTVQFAGGSSGFGNAITLNHGGGVTSVYGHMYSYGVMVRTGQSVQAGQQIGAVGSAGLSTGCHLHFEIRQGGVATSPMPFLRNRGV
- a CDS encoding alkene reductase, which codes for MKLFSPVALGTLELPNRVAMAPLTRMRSDEHGVPGEIVVEYYRQRASTGLIVSEGVFTSERSKAYPGQPGIVTDEQIAGWRRVTDAVHEAGGRIVMQLMHGGRVSHEEITGGLPLLAPSAIAIQGEVHTPTGKAPYPVPSEPETDEVPLIVDELTVAARNAVDAGFDGVEIHSANGYLLHEFLSPVSNVRTDAYGGSPENRAKLGIDVAHAVSREIGAERVGIRISPSHNIQDVLEEDAEETRATYEALLSGIAPLGLAYVSILHAEPAGELVQGLRKTFGGPLMINSGFGVQTERGEAIQLVEEGTADVVAVGRMVIANPDLVERWEQGLETNEPNPATFYGPGAEGYTDYPALAS
- a CDS encoding TetR family transcriptional regulator, whose product is MAETTGSARSTDEKQDDVRHRILLAAREEFAAHGLAGARVDRIARSGRASKERLYAHFTDKESLFHAVLRLNGVEFFSAVTLDPADLPGFVGQLFDHAYEHPQHRRMLAWARLDGLELDVPHSATSPSAKVQAIRRGQEEGHIDPSWDPQRLLTMLFALAQAWVQSPYPAMHADSPRARAADRAAVVEAARRITAPAAR
- a CDS encoding SRPBCC family protein; its protein translation is MPRVIETVDVNVPVSTAYNQWTQFESFPNFLSYVESITQVTDTLTEWKVKIGGIERTFEANITEQHPDERVAWNSTGGDEDHAGVVTFHKLSDTETRVTVQLDWEAKGLVEKVGAAIGVDDHVIKADLKNFKEFIEKRGTEDGAWRGDVKA
- a CDS encoding RDD family protein translates to MSDGHDELRPDAAQGDARAEDAARAAGDAEAGPAYAYAPSDAAYPAYPAGSYPGAAYAGGPYPGAVPPPGYGMVLLPHAHRPLPAHIDPAWRLAGVGRRAAGRILDQVVFGFVGGLSAGAWIVPLQGMARQRIEDLQLFGEAADDVMDIYFGGAMLAILISIVAYLLIATWWLGWKGTTPGKAMVGIRVQRFSEPGMLGFGRALLRGVVQNAFVLGWLFTIWLPYASVGWDSRHLLRGWHDLAADDVVLARRTEAVASY
- a CDS encoding MFS transporter yields the protein MDRPRPPWRRTTIQEHQISHARTPENAPPSTSSASLAGPAAPTGPAAPAAPSARSKWILLAVVALAQLMVVLDGTIVNIALPAAQRDLGMTDADRTWVVTVYALAFGSLLLLGGRIADYWGRKRSFLLGMVGFAAASALGGFAVSSEMLLIARGLQGVFAALLAPAALALLSVTFPSGPDRVKAFAVYGTIAGSGAAVGLLLGGVLTEYLSWHWCLLVNVPIAIVAIVAGVPLVKESRADGDRSYDVPGALLVTLGLASIVYGFSRAENGWGEPDTIGFLALGVGIMVAFVWWESRARNPLLPLRVVADRTRGGAYLTSVMVGAALLGGLLYLTLHFQIVLGMPPLVSGLASLPMAATIMLTAPQVARLLPRVGPRVLMTIGPLLAAAGLLWFSRITVDGAYVVQVLPGQILLGIGLAFVFVPMQNVALSGIEPRDAGVAGAALTGTQQIGGSIGTAVFTALFASAVTASVTDGVANPLQQQVDGYHVVFLAAAIGVALASPIAFSMVRVPLSRFREGASTEAVGMH
- a CDS encoding benzoate/H(+) symporter BenE family transporter — translated: MTVIESPGGRAQTRGAGIATAVVGFAGTSAVVLTGLTAVGASPSQAASGLLALCVTQGLGTVLLAHRFRRPITLSWSTPGAALLIGSGAVEGGWAAAVGAFLVCGILVLATALWPLLGRLVRLIPASVAAAMLAGVLLPLCVATVTAAVASPLVVLPVILAWLAAARLAPRWAAPTALAAALVVVGISLAVAGPAPGASLDLAHLVPRIELTAPVFTMAAAVALGIPLFVVTMASQNLPGVAVLASFGYETPWRAAMTTTAAATLVSAPFGGHAVNLAALSAALSAAPSAHPDPDERWRAASAAGWTNLVLGLASAALAAVIVAGPAGVVAAAAGLALAPSLASSLASAMREPGAHLPAIATFVVAASGITVGGLGAAFCALVAGVLVHLALRTRAMPRGRLDRHEERDAA
- a CDS encoding TIGR02611 family protein, which codes for MSDTLTREYEAGSSHAHPLRRFLRRCRAWIELHPKARWLYRILVGLLGVAIVLVGIVLIPLPGPGWLIVFLGIAVLGTEFPAAHRVNVFLKRQLHRFWDAWRRWRASRAERRAARTTRSTR
- a CDS encoding transcriptional regulator, which translates into the protein MAEAAFDELIHAPVRLRICGILRRVDQIDFTVLRDTLGVADASLSKHLKALTDSGYVASRKASSAGRSDRRQLTWLSLTASGHRAFDGHVAALTEIAGADAGA
- a CDS encoding LLM class flavin-dependent oxidoreductase; translation: MPESGTPLSRLGFLTIGTFDPADPRAGHETTLRVIERGEQLGFDSAWLRHRHLQHGISSPVAVMAAASQRTSRIQLGTAVTPIGAENPFRLAEDLATVDLLTGGRVQPGFSVGTPMRFETYRDAIYPATADLEDLGYDRLLRFRDLVRGDTVSDAVAREGQEEYASTVQPHAAGLAERIWYGAASTRSAVWAGENGFHLLTSSVIQGELGNDFGANQRAQIDAYRAAHPAGAAARVSQGLVVIPTDRATPEQVARYEAYAASRAHRVGVPMGPRRMLFAADLVGTSEEIAATLHADPAFQAVDEVAFALPFTFGEADLEQILTDIAERLGPALGWSPAA
- a CDS encoding LLM class flavin-dependent oxidoreductase; this translates as MPAPGSALTRLGFLTTGPLDPADPATGIEDALRLVELGDALGLDTAWLRPDHLRNAVSSPVAMLAAASQRARRIELGTASIPVRAENPLRLAEDLATVDLLSGGRLRPGLSVGSPKRVAAVDRAVHPLTAELEEPGRARLLRFRELLRGGRVPGAEEHDADPDDDEALTPTVQPASPGLADRLGYGAATLRTAAWAGEHGFRLLASDVTERGSRGGGFAADQRGLIDAYRAAHPDPAAAHVTLALVVVPTDGATAEQRARYAADAATRAERAARADQSEDPRAASSMVRAPDLVGPSDEIAAALLADRAVQAADELAIALPAGLPAGDLARILTDVAERLGPALGWSPATA